tggtaacatagttaacttgggttctaagcttcctaaacccttgggttcctatcatggccgaacccccttaggtctcaatttaggtaaaaacaacctccaagcatgtgaaccctaaatcatcatcatataaatttcataggaagcattataagcatgattaacttggtttctaagttctccaagtccttaaactcatgtggccgaaccctatcagtatataaacaaggtcccaaatgtcatgaaagcatggaaaccttaaaccatatttatagcatttttttcaagtaacatagtaagcatattgagctagttcctaagtccttcaagctcttaacatatgtcttggtcaatcttttaacaagtattcattagggctaaaaacaaacatacaagcatgtgaacttgaactaacatcatgtataaattcataacaagacatcatacaataggtatggccgaaacttaccctagcctcatttaggtcactaaacaacatatagtatgagaacttggttttctacttatcatatttcatgtagagtgacataagcatatttaatttttgttctagggtttctagggcatttatcccttcatggccgaaacacacaatgatccatttaggtcatggaaaaattatacaaatatgttacacaatcaacacattatcatattttcataagaagcacttttaacacatttggtttcatttctaaggcctctaggtcttttaaaccctactcgGCTGAaactcatagaatataaacttgcttcaaatagcctaaaagcatgaaaaattatacaagtttcatagcatgtatataaagacaagcataataaacatatatgtgaattgtgtcttaggcttcctaggtttctttccctttttcttttatttttccttatggccgaaacctaccaatctctaaactaggttttaagtggcctaaagcatggaaaacctaagtaagtttcatggcaaaaattactaagaacatcatatacaaagttggttcataaacaagctaggacccttgtgatcttacatgtcatatatcatgtaactaattttctatactcaatttaaacataagagcattaaaaaactttcatatcataatatcacagaggtcttgagcatattagaatttttttcaagtttttctaaactatccatcttatcatggccgaaaatctaaaataagagttcatgaatttctagcaatgtacaacatgcaattctttaagagaactctatattctatcatacaaacatggttatttaaatttaaaggtcttcctaaccctaagcccttttcttggccgaaacatataaatggatttctttggttccaagtaactttcaagcaaggaaaaccaataaaaacccttagtagttcatgggagaaattttgtactagtttagttaaacaatatttttccctaacctccttaacatatttttttggctgaaattctagggttaggtactcctctgatcaagcatcattcaagtataaaaacatgaagaaaatccttcctacatagcatagaaagaatatcatgaaataaagacttgtttaaaccatcctagatttgaaaaccctttctttagccgaattttcttaaattcttttctaggttttctaatccttatagaatccgaaaatcacataaaagtcttgtaccacaggtgaggggaagcttacatccttttcgcttgtggatctaaggtatggtgaagaagaagtagcctcttcttctagttccttttcctttgattcctttgctaagtcctccttgtatcttaggctttcttagggaaaaacttggatttggggccgaagatggaggagaggggactgtggtgttctcggtgagggagaggatgaatgagagaaaatgagagaaaaatagttttctcttttcttgctcccttttatgttaagggggaagaagtagcaaaatttatttttgctttccttctcccttaacccattttctattttttttacatttattttattttctatttattctcaccattcatgataaaataagggggaatgaatccccttaatccctctttaagttttcggcaaaatcaaagaggaagagggagagaaagggaggaaggcaagttgcctttctcttgctcttttcttgttttcttttggctagcttttactcttacctttatcatgagtttccctcctttgctatcaatatcttctctctatcccaattggtttctactaattaactctatgaattataatataagaggttcaaggttcaatccttgaccttcacttctttttatttcattttatttctttttgcttcaactcacttcctattatttttctaaggtaaaatcccacattcatatattcatcttacaagtttagtgggtattacagtttatttggtatttttaccaagaggaagaagtttaaaaaaaaataataaatatatatgttgaagtcgggttttgaacccaggaCCTCGGACCCAATCCAGGTTTTTATCGAGCTCAGCCAACCAATTGGTCTACGATCTGTTTATGAACATATATGGAGCGAGatatatataagtagtagttaggaacagtaaaataaattggaaataaaagtgcgcggctgaggaatcgaagccgtgacctgggatttggttaaagccggcCTGACCAAAAAATATAGAGTAATGATCACCATTACTATCCTTAACAAAAAAAGTGTCATCAGAGATCAAACTCCAAATATTCCTGATATCAAATAAATAATCAACATTATTGAAACTATAATTACTAATACGATTCCAACTAGGAACCTTTTTCTCCATATCATTTAGAATAGGTTGTTCACTTCTATCTGTATGTCCAATACTATCAACACTATCTATTGATTTACTCGGCCCACATCTATGTTCTACCTTCTCgttggaaaataaaaaattgcaCCGCCATTTGAACATAGAAATACCTCCTATTTaatgaaaatacaaaaaatttGATGAATAATCATTTGACCTTAACTATCAAAATTAAGCATACGAATCTAAGCATTAGAATTGTTAACTAATGAGGAGTAAGTATTGAAAGAAAAAATTATCTTTTGTGGAAATTCGAAGTATTACTTCAATATAGTAATAGAATCTTTTTCTCAACTTTTgtctttaataaaaaataaaaagacacAGCTTTTTCCCATATGATGTATAAAATACCATGAAATCCAAACCAAAGAATTGTGAAAAGTTTCTATTTCTATAAATAAACAATTTGTTCTCATTTCTCAGTCTCATTTaccatataatataataaaaaataattaagtttctaTTTCAACATGCAACGAAAAAGATAATATATAGGATGATGGGTAGAAGGAGTCTTTCCCTTGGCTTGATCTATGGACCGAAATGAGGAGATATAAAAAAGTCCACCACTCCCGAGGATCCCTAAAATTGGATTAAATTCGTTATAGATCCAACAACAAACAATAGAAGTATTGAATTGTTTAGTCTTCgatcttttatttagatcttatcttatattatatattttatttagatatcatataaagtaaaagaaacagaaacataTATGCAAATATATAGTATATATAGGATGctcgttctttttttttttaattcggtAATTGGCCCAATCTTTTTTAGGAAAAGATTGAGCCTACTTTAATTGCAATCAATTAGGAGAACAAACAGGAATTACTGAATTATGCACACTTAACTTTTCTCTTTATCTAGCTTATCTACTGGttcgaatttgaatttgatcTCTTTCCATACTTCACAAGCAGCGGCTAGTTCAGGGCTCCATTTGGAAGCTTCACAGataatttcattaccttcatGAGCAAGATCACGTCCCTCATTACGAGCTTGTACACACGCTTCTAAAGCCACCCTATTAGCTACTGCACCAGGTGCATTTCCCCAAGGGTGTCCTAAAGTTCCTCCTCCAAACTGTAGTACGGAATCATCCCCAAAGATTTCGGTCAGCGCAGGCATATGCCAAACATGAATACCCCCCGAAGCCACGGGTATAACACCTGGCATAGAAACCCAATCTTGAGTGAAGAAAATACCACGACTTCGATCCTTTTCAATAAAATCATCACGTAATAAATCAACAAAACCTAAAGTCATTTCACGTTCCCCTTCCAGTTTACCTACTACTGTACCAGCGTGAATATGGTCTCCACCAGACATACGTAATGCTTTAGCTAGTACACGGAAATGCATACCATGATTTTTCTGTCTATCAATAACTGCATGCATTGCGCGATGGATGTGAAGAAGTAGGCCATTGTCGCGGCAATAATAAGCCAAGCTAGTATTTGCAGTGAATCCACCAGTTAAGTAATCATGCATTACGATAGGAGCTCCTAATTCTCTGGCAAATATGGCCCTTTTCATCATTTCTTCACATGTACCTGCAGTAGCATTCAAGTAATGTCCTTTAATTTCACCTGTTTCGGCCTGCGCTTTAAAAAGTGCTTCAGCACAAAATAGGAAACGGTCTCTCCAACGCATAAATGGTTGTGAGTTCACGTTTTCATCATCTTTGGTAAAATCAAGCCCACCACGTAGACACTCATAAACTGCTCTACCGTAGTTTTTTGCAGATAATCCCAATTTTGGTTTAATAGTACATCCCAATAGGGGACGACCATACTTGTTCAACTTATCTCTTTCAACCTGAATGCCGTGAGGCGGGCCTTGGAAAGTTTTGGAATAGGAAGTAGGAATTCGCAGATCCTCCAAACGTAGAGCTCGTAAGGCTTTGAAACCAAACACATTACCCACAATGGAAGTAAACATGTTAGTAACAGAACCTTCTTCAAAAAGGTCTAAAGGATAAGCTACATAAGCAATATATTGATTATCCTCCCCAATAACAGCCTCGATGTGGTAGCATCGCCCTTTGTAACGATCAAGACTGGTAAGTCCATCAGTCCACACAGTTGTCCATGTACCAGTAGAAGATTCGGCAGCTACCGCAGCCCCTGCTTCTTCGGGTGGAACTCCAGGTTGAGGAGTTACTCGGAATGCTGCCAAGATATCAGTATCTTTGACTTCGTAGTCAGGAGTATAATAAGTCAATTTGTAATCTTTAACACCAGCTTTAAATCCAACACTTGCTTTAGTCTCTGTTTGTGGTGACATAAGTCCCTCCCTACAACTCATGAATTAAGAATTCTCACAACGACAAGGTCTACTCGATATGGATTATGCGTGAATTAAACCTTtgacaaaaatctttcaaaaaaaataatattcaactaatATTATCAACAAATTTCAATGTTATGTTAAAATGAAATGGTTCGTTATTAGACCAtgtatttgatgaatcaaatacatcattattgtaTACTCTTTGATATATATGACGCAACCTAATGTTTGTTTTGCAAATTTACAATTAAATTTATCTCCTTATTCTTTTGAATCTAATCTAAATATCTAAATACTAAGAAAAATTCCCTCTTGACAGTGATATATGTTGTATATGTAAATCCTAGATGTGAAAATAGGCATAATTCATCCAAAAAAGGGTATAAAGAATAGATAGGCAGAAAtcaaatatctaaaaaaaatagaaagaacaATAGCCAACGAGATCGAAATACTGAATCATAAATGTAGTTTGGGTTCAAATTCTATATATATTGGAATCCAATATGGATGATCTTTTCTATAATGATAGAGAAATTAAAGAGATTTACTCGTGATTTCATGTACTTGatatttcttttgaaaaaaaaagagggaTTGGCTGAACTTTAAAATTTACTCTTTACTCATTCAATGAGTATATGATTGAATCGTATTCGGTTGGGTGACACCAACTAAATCGAGTGCTAACTCCCATTTATTTCTTATTGTATTGAATTAACCGATTAATCTGCTATCGGACATTTATTTTCCCCTTGGCATGGCACTATTACAAAAAAAATTTCGACATATTTcactttaattataattatgagaATCAATCCTACCCCTTCTAGTCCTGCGGTTTCCACACAAAACCTAGGGCGAATCGCTCAAATTATTGGCCCAGTACTAGATGTTGTTTTTCCTCCGGGCAAGATGCCTAATATTTATAACGCTTTAGTAGTTAAGGGTCGAGATATTGTCGGTCAGCAAATTAATGTGACTTGTGAAGTACAACAATTATTAGGAAATAATCGAGTTAGAGCTGTAGCTATGAGTGCTACGGATGGATTGACGAGAGGAATGGAAGTAATTGATACGGGAACTCCTCTAAGCATCCCAGTCGGCAGAGCTACACTCGGACGAATTTTCAACGTTCTTGGGGAACCTGTTGATAATTTAGGTCCTGTAGATACTAGCACAGCATCTCCTATTCATAGACCCGCACCCGCCTTTATAGAGTTGGATACAAAATTCTTAATCTTTGAAACAGGAATTAAAGTAGTGGATCTTTTAGCTCCTTATCGCCGTGGAGGAAAAATAGGACTATTTGGGGGAGCTGGAGTAGGTAAAACAGTACTCATCATGGAATTGATCAACAACATTGCCAAAGCTCATGGAGGCGTATCCATATTTGGCGGAGTAGGCGAACGTACTCGTGAAGGAAATGATCTTTACATAGAAATGAAAGAATCCGGAgtaattaatgaaaaaaatattgtAGAATCCCAAGTAGCTCTAGTCTATGGTCAAATGAATGAACCGCCGGGAGCTCGTATGAGAGTCGGTTTGACTGCACTAACCATGGCGGAATATTTCCGGGATGTTAATGAGCAAAACGTACTTCTATTCATCGACAATATCTTTCGTTTCGTCCAAGCGGGATCAGAAGTATCCGCCTTATTGGGGAGAATGCCTTCTGCAGTGGGTTATCAACCTACCCTTAGTACAGAAATGGGTTCTTTGAAAGAAAGAATTACTTCTACCAAAAAAGGATCCATAACTTCGATACAAGCCGTTTATGTACCTGCGGACGATTTGACCGACCCTGCTCCTGCCACGACATTTGCACATTTAGATGCTACTACCGTACTATCAAGAGGGTTAGCTGCCAAAGGTATTTATCCTGCAGTGGATCCTTTAGATTCAACGTCAACTATGTTACAACCTCGAATCGTTGGTGAGGAACATTACGAAACTGCGCAAAGAGTTAAGCAAACTTCACAACGTTACAAAGAACTTCAGGACATTATAGCTATTCTTGGGTTGGACGAATTATCCGAAGAAGATCGTTTAACTGTAGCCAGAGCACGAAAAATGGAGCGTTTCTTATCACAACCCTTCTTCGTGGCAGAAGTATTTACTGGTTCTCCAGGAAAATATGTCGGTCTTGCAGAAACAATTAGGGGGTTTCAACTGATCCTTTCCGGAGAATTAGACAGTCTTCCCGAGCAAGCCTTTTATTTGGTGGGTAACATCGATGAAGCTACCGCGAAAGCTATAAACTTAGAAGAGGAGGGCAAATTAAAGAAATGACCTTAAATCTTTGTGTACTGACTCCTAATCGAATTATTTGGGATTCAGAAGTGAAAGAAATCATTTTATCTACTAATAGTGGTCAAATTGGCGTATTACCAAACCACGCCCCCATTGCCACGGCTGTAGATATAGGTCTTTTGAGAATACGCCTTAACAACGACCAATGGTTAACGGTGGCTCTGATGGGTGGTTTTGCTAGAATAGGTAATAATGAAATCACCATTTTAGGAAATGATGCGGAAATAAGTACTGACATTGATCCGCAAGAAGCTCAACAAGCTCTTGAAATAGCTGAAGCTAATTTGAGTGGAGCTGAGGGTAAGAGACAAGCAATTGAAGCGAATCTAGCTCTCAGACGAGCTAGGACACGAGTGGAGGCTGTCAATGTTATTTCCTATACTAGTTAAGTCATTAGatcaaaataaaaagaataagttttttaaaagttcTTTATATATACACCACATGTTGATTTTGCTAATTGAACACAATTCAAGTCTAATctgataaaaaaaaagaagatgggTAGAAAAACTTATTAGATATCATTTCATCGACTCCAGTATCTAATAAGTTCTACCTACTATTGGATTTGAACCAATGACTACCGCCGTATGAAAGCAATACTCTAACCACTGAGTTAAGTAGGTCATTTATCACTACAAATAGGAACCCATCACTTCGGGAATTATAGATAGAATAGGATTTCCAAGCAATACTAATTTCTTTCTGTtaagcttaaataaaataaataaatcagagAGCTATCATGTGGGATTATGAAATATCTATCTTGACAAGAAATTGTCTATATGTTAAGATGTCTATAACAAGGGCTATAGCTCAGTTGGTAGAGCACCTCGTTTACACGTGCGCCAATGCTTTTCAAAGGAGCCAATTATGCAATGAACATAATTGATcgtattgaaaaattgaaaaattgatgTCTTACTCCATTCCATAGGTTCGAGGGAACAAGAGAACAATAGCCTGACCTGACAAATATTTGGTTTGGTCCGATTCAGGCGCTAATTAAGTTGCCAAATCAAATAGAACCCGCCGGTGATTTGATAGTTGATAAGGTAAATACCCATCCCATTCAATGCTAGGCATAATGAGTATAAGGGACTCAAAAAAACCTCTTTTCGCTCTATGAACTTGAAGGTGTATGAAGTCTCATATTCGACTGTTCCAGCGAGGCGATAGAGATTCTATTTAACTTAGGTTAATCTAGGCCGAAGGCAGACCTAAGTCAACGTAATACTTCCTTGAAACACTTTGGTATTGCTCCTAGATCAGAATACAAATAATGAATCATAGCACATGGAGCCATCTCATTATCTTCCTCTAAAGATAAAATATGGTAGAATAACTGATCTTTACATCAGTTGATGGAAGAGCCCAATGCAACAAAATGCATGTTGGGTCTTTGAAACAGTTCAAATCATTTCGATAATAATAAGTTTGATCCGTTTTACCGAGAAGGTCTACGGTTCGAGTCCGTATAGCCCTATAATCCTAATATATTTTatctaatatattttatattattttagtatAGCTTTCATTTCCTCATAGTTGTGGCCAGATATCGTAGAAATGAAAGCATTACCAAATCTTCATGTAAATACATAAGATAAGTACAGAAAAAAATTTCAATAGATCTAATCTGTACTTCTCAAATTTTGTATAAATTACTCACCCTTTTTCATTAATAATTGTGGATGAATTAAATAttactttttctcttttcctgTACATGATCAAAGAGTTTAGCGACACGCTTTTGTTTTTGTATACCGAATCCCAATCAATTTAGGAAGTGGAAATCATGACATGATTCCGACTAAAAACTTCAACCTGACCCAACGAAATCTAATCCTAAGTAGCATGGGTCTAAGACGTATTCTTTTCTTGGTCTTAGGTCTTGTATTTGTAGAAAACCCCTGTCCTGACTAATCACTAATCTTTTTTGGCAGAACAAGAGAAACCTTATTGATTGATTCACAAATAATGGAGAGATAATGAATTGGTACTAAAGGATTAACgtttcttattctatattttatgAGTTGGGGGGGGTGGGGTTGGGGGTTTGATTTGGTCTATTGAATCATTCGATAATATGTAATTCTTTCATtagaaaatgtaatgttatgtaaaTCTTTTATGATTCCGTCGATTAGATTACTCCACTCTTTGCTATGTTTCATTGTCTAGTATCTAGTATAGGTGTACTGTAAAAGTTTTTTTGTGTCGGAATCTACCCCATTGTTTGGTGTTATCattatattattaatattaagtGTTATTGCCATAACAAAACAAACGAGTATTTTGATTCATTCCAAATCGTAATCTAGTTTATTACTAGAGATTGTTCCAAAATAGAAAGAATCTTTTATTCTAACTCTAATGAAATAACTCCATCCTTCTTATTTATTTCTGATAAGGTGGGATGGTACAGGTTCAAAGTTTccaatttttttgtttttgtagAGAAAGATATAACTTGTTATATGTCACCTCTCAATTCAACGGattgaatcaaattaattaagaaaaaaggaAATGAAATAAATAATTTGAATATACTAATTATAGACTATTCatagtatttaattaattattattgggATATATTAGGTATTAGGATTATAATATAGATATTAatcataataatatataaatatatatattaggtAGGATATTATAAATATTAGGATATATAGGatattttagtattttattaaCTTGTTTTTATAGAATTATCTTTTTATAGAGGATAGAAAACCCAAGACAAAGTGAGAGAATCTTGTTTTTGTAAGAAGGAGCACCCTATATAGAATCGAATATAGAATCGAAATAAAAAATGTAAGTGGGATTTTATTAGGTGAATCTTTAAACAAGGTATGTCCCACAGAAACTCTAAACTATGTCGTTTGATCAAAATATATTCTTCTTTCGCCTAAACTAAGATAAGAAGTTCTGGATAAATTGACACTTCCGATTCGAATCGAATAATTCAGCATATTCCACATTAATAGGAGTACATTTATGTTTCTGCTTCACGAATATGATATTTTCTGGGCATTTCTGATAATATCAAGCATTATTCCTATCTTGGCATTTGTAATTTCCAGAGTTTTAGCCCCGGTTAGGGAAGGACCGGAGAAACTATCTAGTTATGAATCGGGTATAGAACCCATAGGGGATGCTTGGTTACAATTCCGAATCCGCTATTACATGTTTGCTCTAGTTTTTGTTGTTTTTGATGTTGAAACGGTATTTCTTTATCCATGGGCAATGAGTTTCGATGTATTGGGTGTATCCGTATTTATTGAAGCTTTTATTTTCGTGCTTATCTTAATTATTGGTTCAGTTTATGCATGGCGAAAAGGAGCATTGGAATGGTCTTAACTAAATATTCATACAATCAAAATAAAAAGGAAGGAAAAGATTACATTGAGACAGTTATGAATTTGATTGAGTTTACCTTACTTGACAAAATAACTACCAATTCAGTTATTTCAACTACATTGAATGATCTTTCGAATTGGTCAAGACTTTCCAGTTTATGGCCACTTCTCTATGGTACCAGTTGTTGTTTCATTGAATTTGCTTCATTAATAGGCTCGCGATTCGACTTTGATCGTTATGGATTGGTACCAAGATCGAGTCCTAGGCAAGCAGACCTAATTTTAACAGCCGGCACAGTAACAATGAAAATGGCTCCTTCTTTAGTAAGATTATATGAGCAAATGCCTGAACCAAAATATGTCATTGCTATGGGAGCCTGTACTATTACAGGAGGTATGTTCAGTACTGATTCTTATAGTACTGTTCGTGGAGTCGATAAGCTAATTCCTGTCGATGTCTATTTGCCGGGCTGCCCACCTAAACCAGAGGCTGTTATAGATGCTATAACGAAACTTCGTAAGAAGATATCTAGAGAAATCCTTGAAGATAGAACTGTGTCTCAACAGGAAAATCGATGTTTTACTACCAATCATAAGTTTTATGTTCGGCGTAGTATTCATACTGGAAATTATGATCAAGAATTACTCTATAAATCCGCATCTACTTCAGAGATACCTTCTAAAACATTTTTTCAATCCAAAAGTTCAGTATCTCCCCCCGAATTAGTGAATCAGGAAAGGTAAGGTTCTTTTGtgcagaataagaaaaaaaaagagtcactctttaaaaatttcattGTAAAATACTCAATACAAATAAATACAAATGTGGGAGAAATCAAGAAGATGCAACAGGATCGTTTATCTGATTGGTTAGTAAAACATGAGCTAGTTCATAGATCTTTGGGCTTCGATTGCCAAGGAATAGAAATGGTACAAATAAAAACCGAGGATTGGGATTCCATTGCTGTCATTTCATATGTATATGGTTACAATTATTTGCGTTCCCAGTGTGCCTATGATGTAGCACCGGGGGGATTTTTAGCCAGTGTGTATCATCTTATGAGAATAGAGTATGATATAGATAAACCCGAAgaagtatgcataaaagtattTGCCCCTAGGAATAATCCTAGAATCCCGTCTGTTTTCTGGATTTGGAGAAGTGCTGATTTTCAAGAACGTGAATCTTATGATATGTTGGGAATCCTTTATTATAATCATCCACACCTTAAACGTATTTTGATGCCTGAAAGTTGGATAGGTTGGCCCCTGCGTAAGGACTATATTATCCCCAATTTCTATGAAATACAAGATGCTCATTAAATGATAAGAATAAGAAACTAATGTTTAGTTATACGACTATAACAGGATTCCAGATTTCATTCAAGCGAAGGAAGATTTTTACGCCCCGTTCTAGATGAAAGAAAGTAACCGGACTTTAATTCATATTATGAATAACCTAAAATAACTTCATTTATATTCAAAAATTAGGAAAAGGTTATATCCATTTCATATGAGCATAAACAATAGAATGAATCAAAAGAGTTTTGCACCATGAACTTTGTACCGCGCACATAACTTACTTAGATGGACCCCGGAAAGTCAAAGTAACGTAAGCAAGAGTGAAGAAATGgaataaatgtaaaaaaaatatgaaattaagaaATGAAAGAAAATACAGTATGatgaaacaagaaagaaaaaggagacgGCACTATAATCTCACTTTGTTCTTTACCACAACCATACATATATTTTTTACTAATCCCTCCAAGAGGAAATATATATATCTATACATCTAGATTAGTAACTGTATGCTCTATACTATTAACGAAAATGTATCCCGATCCATCTTGATTACGATGAATTTGTATGAATATCTATCCGATACATTATTTACATGTCAGGAACCAGATTTGAACTGGTGACACGAGGATTTTCAGTCCTCTGCTCTACCAACTGAGCTATCCCGACCATTTCCCATGCATCATCCTGGTGTAGTGTTTGTGTCTATGTCAATTAAAGGGACTAAAAAGTAGTAAAAAATTTAACTAGTAAGCGTAAGGATAATGATATGGACTGTGTGTGAATGATTCAATAATTGAGATTATTTGCCCATATACGTTTATTTGTAGAGGTATTGTATCTATCAAAATTGGGATAAGATCCAAGAATTTTAGTTCGGATACATTTGTGTTGTGAAAGAGTGGAGTGAATGAGAAAGATAGTGAATTTTGTTTGAACTGAATCGCTgatgaaaaaaaggaagataaataTTTAGGAAGTAAAATTACCTTTTTATTGGGGATAGAGGGACTTGAACCCTCACAATTTCTAAAGTCGACGGATTTTACTCTTACTATAAATTTCATTGTTATCGGTATTGACATGTAGAATGGGACTCTCTCTTTATTCTCGTCCAATTAATCAGTTTTTGCCAACCAATTGGTCTACGATctgtttgtgaacatatatggagcgagatatatataagtagtagttaggaacag
This genomic stretch from Zingiber officinale cultivar Zhangliang chromosome 7A, Zo_v1.1, whole genome shotgun sequence harbors:
- the LOC122001765 gene encoding ATP synthase subunit beta, chloroplastic-like, whose product is MRINPTPSSPAVSTQNLGRIAQIIGPVLDVVFPPGKMPNIYNALVVKGRDIVGQQINVTCEVQQLLGNNRVRAVAMSATDGLTRGMEVIDTGTPLSIPVGRATLGRIFNVLGEPVDNLGPVDTSTASPIHRPAPAFIELDTKFLIFETGIKVVDLLAPYRRGGKIGLFGGAGVGKTVLIMELINNIAKAHGGVSIFGGVGERTREGNDLYIEMKESGVINEKNIVESQVALVYGQMNEPPGARMRVGLTALTMAEYFRDVNEQNVLLFIDNIFRFVQAGSEVSALLGRMPSAVGYQPTLSTEMGSLKERITSTKKGSITSIQAVYVPADDLTDPAPATTFAHLDATTVLSRGLAAKGIYPAVDPLDSTSTMLQPRIVGEEHYETAQRVKQTSQRYKELQDIIAILGLDELSEEDRLTVARARKMERFLSQPFFVAEVFTGSPGKYVGLAETIRGFQLILSGELDSLPEQAFYLVGNIDEATAKAINLEEEGKLKK
- the LOC122001764 gene encoding ribulose bisphosphate carboxylase large chain is translated as MSCREGLMSPQTETKASVGFKAGVKDYKLTYYTPDYEVKDTDILAAFRVTPQPGVPPEEAGAAVAAESSTGTWTTVWTDGLTSLDRYKGRCYHIEAVIGEDNQYIAYVAYPLDLFEEGSVTNMFTSIVGNVFGFKALRALRLEDLRIPTSYSKTFQGPPHGIQVERDKLNKYGRPLLGCTIKPKLGLSAKNYGRAVYECLRGGLDFTKDDENVNSQPFMRWRDRFLFCAEALFKAQAETGEIKGHYLNATAGTCEEMMKRAIFARELGAPIVMHDYLTGGFTANTSLAYYCRDNGLLLHIHRAMHAVIDRQKNHGMHFRVLAKALRMSGGDHIHAGTVVGKLEGEREMTLGFVDLLRDDFIEKDRSRGIFFTQDWVSMPGVIPVASGGIHVWHMPALTEIFGDDSVLQFGGGTLGHPWGNAPGAVANRVALEACVQARNEGRDLAHEGNEIICEASKWSPELAAACEVWKEIKFKFEPVDKLDKEKS